In Halobacterium sp. CBA1132, a genomic segment contains:
- a CDS encoding NAD(P)/FAD-dependent oxidoreductase, with the protein MTQDIHDLVIAGSGVAGLSAAVYAARADLDPLVLEGDEPGGQLTLTTDVENYLGFPEGVGGMELIQRGKEQAEQFGAEFQHGSIEDADLGGQPLELSLSAGDTIYTRSLIVATGASARWVGAENEDELMGAGLSTCATCDGAFHRGDDVLVVGGGDSAMEEALFLAKFADSVTVVHRREELRASEIMADRAREHDDIEFARNTELVTIQGSQEDGVTGATLVFHPDGYPREKYEAGEDVATEDVDVGGVFYAVGHEPNTDFLRETPVDLDGDGYVQTADTGDAWATTATAADGVFAAGDVMDREYQQAVTAAGTGSMAALDVEEWLESAAELATGSTEPIATEADD; encoded by the coding sequence ATGACTCAGGATATCCACGACCTAGTCATCGCCGGCTCGGGAGTCGCCGGGCTCTCGGCGGCGGTCTACGCCGCGCGGGCCGACCTCGACCCGCTCGTGCTGGAGGGCGACGAACCGGGCGGTCAGCTCACGCTCACGACCGATGTCGAGAACTATCTCGGGTTCCCCGAGGGTGTCGGCGGGATGGAGCTGATTCAGCGCGGCAAGGAGCAGGCCGAGCAGTTCGGCGCCGAGTTCCAGCATGGAAGTATCGAGGACGCGGACCTGGGCGGCCAGCCGCTGGAACTATCGCTGTCGGCCGGCGACACGATCTACACGCGGTCGTTGATCGTCGCGACCGGCGCGAGCGCGCGCTGGGTCGGCGCCGAGAACGAAGACGAACTGATGGGGGCCGGACTCTCGACGTGTGCAACCTGTGACGGTGCGTTCCACCGCGGCGACGACGTGCTCGTCGTCGGTGGCGGCGACAGCGCCATGGAGGAGGCGTTGTTCCTCGCGAAGTTCGCCGACTCCGTGACGGTCGTCCACCGACGTGAGGAGTTGCGAGCATCGGAGATTATGGCCGACCGTGCCCGCGAACACGACGATATCGAGTTCGCCCGGAACACTGAACTCGTCACGATCCAGGGTTCACAGGAGGACGGTGTGACCGGTGCCACGCTCGTCTTCCACCCGGACGGGTACCCGAGGGAGAAGTACGAGGCTGGCGAGGACGTCGCAACCGAAGACGTCGATGTTGGCGGCGTGTTCTACGCCGTGGGTCACGAGCCCAACACCGACTTCCTCCGGGAGACGCCCGTCGACCTTGACGGAGACGGCTACGTCCAAACCGCAGACACCGGGGACGCGTGGGCGACGACGGCGACGGCGGCAGACGGCGTCTTTGCGGCCGGTGACGTCATGGACCGCGAGTACCAGCAGGCGGTCACCGCCGCGGGAACGGGTAGTATGGCCGCCTTGGACGTCGAAGAGTGGCTCGAATCGGCAGCCGAACTCGCGACCGGTAGTACCGAGCCCATCGCCACGGAGGCCGACGACTGA